From Micromonospora sp. NBC_01699, a single genomic window includes:
- a CDS encoding S1 family peptidase: MQHRSSSVAAAILLAAGMLATLPQAASAKPTNEAAPAVSAEILNAMQRDLGLTAGQAQARLAADDRAAKAEESLRGALGNRFGGAWLADGSQVVVAVTDAAAAERVRAAGAQPKVVARSEAALTAIKDTLDAKESAAPKSVTGWYVDVTSNTVVVEATANGLAAASSFAAASGAPAGAVRVAVAAEAPKTLYDIRGGDAFYIGGGRCSIGFSVNGGFVTAGHCGRSGQAVQGSNGVAAGSFAGSSFPGNDYAWVRTNANWVPRGVVNRYSGSTTVAVRGSTESAVGASICRSGSTTGWRCGTVQAKNQTVNYSQGSVGGLTRTNACAEPGDSGGSWLSGNQAQGVTSGGSGNCSSGGTTYFQPVREILSAYGLSLVLG; the protein is encoded by the coding sequence ATGCAGCACAGATCCTCGTCTGTCGCAGCGGCAATCCTGCTCGCGGCCGGCATGCTGGCCACGCTGCCGCAAGCGGCCTCGGCCAAGCCCACCAACGAGGCGGCCCCCGCCGTCTCCGCGGAGATCCTCAACGCGATGCAGCGCGACCTCGGCCTCACCGCCGGCCAGGCGCAGGCGCGGCTCGCCGCTGACGACCGGGCCGCCAAGGCCGAGGAGTCGCTGCGTGGCGCCCTCGGCAACCGCTTCGGCGGCGCCTGGCTCGCCGACGGCAGCCAGGTCGTCGTCGCGGTTACCGACGCCGCCGCCGCCGAGCGGGTACGCGCCGCCGGTGCGCAGCCGAAGGTCGTCGCCCGCAGCGAGGCGGCGTTGACGGCGATCAAGGACACCCTCGACGCGAAGGAGTCCGCCGCACCGAAGTCCGTGACCGGCTGGTACGTCGACGTCACCAGCAACACCGTGGTCGTCGAGGCCACCGCCAACGGTCTCGCGGCCGCCAGCAGCTTCGCCGCCGCCAGTGGCGCGCCGGCCGGCGCGGTCCGGGTGGCCGTCGCGGCCGAGGCCCCGAAGACGCTCTACGACATCCGGGGCGGGGACGCGTTCTACATCGGCGGCGGGCGCTGCTCGATCGGCTTCTCGGTGAACGGCGGCTTCGTTACCGCCGGACACTGCGGCCGCAGCGGTCAGGCCGTCCAGGGTTCGAACGGGGTCGCCGCGGGCAGCTTCGCCGGCTCGTCCTTCCCGGGCAACGACTACGCCTGGGTACGCACCAACGCCAACTGGGTCCCGCGCGGTGTGGTGAACCGCTACAGCGGCAGCACCACCGTGGCCGTACGCGGCTCGACCGAGTCCGCCGTCGGCGCCTCCATCTGCCGCTCCGGCTCGACCACCGGCTGGCGCTGCGGCACCGTCCAGGCGAAGAACCAGACGGTGAACTACTCGCAGGGTTCGGTCGGCGGTCTGACCCGTACCAACGCCTGCGCCGAACCGGGTGACTCGGGCGGCTCGTGGCTCAGCGGCAACCAGGCCCAGGGCGTCACCTCCGGCGGCTCGGGCAACTGCTCCAGCGGCGGCACGACCTACTTCCAGCCGGTCCGGGAGATCCTCTCCGCGTACGGCTTGAGCCTGGTCCTCGGCTAG
- a CDS encoding diacylglycerol/lipid kinase family protein, with protein MSQRSDTSSDGGLRSAVVVNPTKVDVDQLRDTVTRALADAGWPEPSWYETTVNDPGRGQTRQAVEAGAEVVFVCGGDGTILSCVNALVGTDVAMAVLPVGTGNLLAANLGLSGDVAGGIEIALERGRRLLDVGVVGDQVFTVMAGMGFDAQMLAATSETTKARIGWPAYLVGAVRHLRDRPMRVVIRIDDDAPRRRRARTVLVANVGRLQGGVRLLADAEPDDGYLDVAILTPRTVRHWAVLIWAVVAKRERVPRMEVFRCRRVQITSNRRQPRQLDGDLITPEKALRAHVRPKALWLCVPRPAEAPDLSVDAATVSRRGERRIERVRGE; from the coding sequence GTGAGCCAGCGAAGCGACACCAGCAGTGATGGCGGCCTACGCTCCGCGGTCGTGGTGAACCCGACGAAGGTCGACGTCGACCAGTTGCGTGACACGGTCACCCGCGCCCTCGCCGACGCGGGCTGGCCGGAACCGAGCTGGTACGAGACCACCGTGAACGACCCCGGCCGAGGACAGACCCGGCAGGCGGTCGAGGCCGGGGCCGAGGTCGTCTTCGTCTGCGGCGGCGACGGGACCATCCTGTCCTGCGTGAACGCGCTGGTCGGCACCGACGTCGCGATGGCCGTGCTGCCGGTGGGCACCGGCAACCTGCTCGCCGCGAACCTCGGGCTCTCCGGCGACGTGGCCGGCGGCATCGAGATCGCGCTCGAACGGGGTCGCCGGCTGCTCGACGTCGGCGTCGTCGGGGACCAGGTCTTCACCGTGATGGCCGGAATGGGCTTCGACGCCCAGATGCTCGCCGCCACCTCCGAGACCACCAAGGCCCGGATCGGCTGGCCGGCGTACCTGGTCGGGGCCGTACGACACCTTCGCGACCGGCCGATGCGGGTGGTCATCCGGATCGACGACGACGCACCGCGCCGCCGCCGGGCCCGGACCGTGCTGGTCGCCAACGTCGGCCGGCTACAGGGCGGGGTACGCCTGCTCGCCGACGCCGAACCCGACGACGGTTACCTCGACGTCGCCATCCTCACCCCGCGCACCGTCCGGCACTGGGCCGTACTGATCTGGGCGGTGGTGGCCAAGCGCGAGCGGGTGCCCCGGATGGAGGTCTTCCGCTGCCGCCGGGTGCAGATCACCAGCAACCGCCGGCAGCCGAGGCAGCTCGACGGAGACCTGATCACGCCCGAGAAGGCGCTGCGGGCACACGTGCGGCCGAAGGCGCTGTGGCTGTGCGTACCGCGCCCGGCCGAGGCGCCGGACCTGTCGGT